In Rouxiella sp. WC2420, the following proteins share a genomic window:
- a CDS encoding 23S rRNA (adenine(2030)-N(6))-methyltransferase RlmJ codes for MLSYRHSFHAGNHADVLKHTVQSLIIESLKEKEKPFLYLDTHAGAGRYQLSGEHAERTGEYLEGIARIWQREDQPEELAPYMSAVNHFNRNENLRYYPGSPLIARQLLREEDKLHLTELHPSDFPLLRNEFQKDDRARVLRGDGYQQLKAQLPPQSRRGLILMDPPYELKTDYQDVVKGVQDGYKRFATGTYAIWYPVVMRQQIKRMLRDLEATGIRRILQIELGVRPDSDQRGMTASGMIVINPPWKLEQQMKNVLPWLLEALVPNGNGHQLVKWVVPE; via the coding sequence ATGTTGAGTTACCGCCACAGTTTTCATGCAGGCAACCATGCCGACGTTCTAAAACATACCGTTCAGAGCCTGATCATCGAGTCTTTGAAAGAAAAAGAAAAACCGTTTCTGTATCTCGATACCCACGCGGGTGCGGGTCGCTATCAGTTGAGTGGTGAACATGCCGAACGTACCGGTGAATATCTCGAAGGTATCGCCCGTATCTGGCAGCGTGAAGACCAGCCTGAAGAGCTTGCTCCTTATATGTCTGCGGTGAATCATTTCAACCGCAACGAGAACCTGCGCTATTACCCTGGCTCGCCGCTGATTGCCCGCCAGTTGCTGCGTGAAGAAGACAAACTGCATCTGACCGAGCTGCACCCTAGCGATTTCCCGCTGCTGCGCAATGAGTTTCAAAAAGACGATCGCGCCCGCGTGCTGCGTGGCGATGGTTATCAGCAACTGAAAGCCCAGCTTCCACCTCAGTCTCGCCGTGGCCTGATCCTGATGGATCCGCCGTATGAGCTGAAAACCGATTATCAAGACGTGGTAAAGGGTGTTCAGGATGGTTATAAGCGTTTTGCGACAGGGACTTATGCAATCTGGTACCCCGTAGTTATGCGCCAGCAGATCAAACGAATGCTGCGCGATTTAGAAGCCACCGGCATCCGTCGTATCCTGCAAATTGAACTGGGTGTGCGCCCGGACAGCGATCAGCGCGGCATGACCGCCTCAGGCATGATCGTGATTAACCCACCGTGGAAACTTGAGCAGCAGATGAAAAACGTGCTGCCTTGGCTGCTTGAAGCGCTGGTGCCAAACGGCAACGGCCATCAGCTGGTAAAATGGGTCGTTCCAGAGTAA
- the prlC gene encoding oligopeptidase A, with translation MTQSSQNDSSAKNPLLEQFDLPPFSAIQPEHIVPAVKAAIDKCRATIDEVVAKSGPYTYETLCQPIAESEDKFSRIWSPIGHLNSVKNSPELRAAYEQCLPMLSEFATWAGQNEGLYQAYRDLKEGENFAGLTLEQKKAVDNALRDFELSGIGLSAEKQKRYGEITSRLSELGSTYSNNVLDATMGWSKLIADVEELSGLPESALAAAKALAEAKEQEGWLLTLDAPSYLPVMTYADNAELREEMYRAYGTRASDQGPNAGKWDNSEVMAEELALRHELAQLLGFDSYADMSLATKMAENPQQVIGFLNDLAKRARPQGEQELAQLRAFAKENYGVDEMNAWDLPFYAEKQKQHLFSINDEQLRPYFPENRALSGLFEVVKRIYGITAKERKDVDTWHKDVRFFDLFDDSGELRGSFYLDLYAREHKRGGAWMNDYIGSLRRTDGKLQHPVAYLTCNFTRPVGNNPALFTHNEVTTLFHEFGHGLHHMLTKVETSGVAGISGVPWDAVELPSQFMENWCWEPDALAFISGHFETGEPLPQEMLEKMLAAKNYQAALFILRQLEFGLFDFRMHAEYDPAKGARILETLAEIKKQVAVVPSPSWGRFPHAFSHIFAGGYAAGYYSYLWAEVLSADAYSRFEEEGIFNRETGQSFLDNILTRGGSEEPMELFKRFRGREPQLDAMLRHYDIKEQSLEG, from the coding sequence ATGACCCAATCTTCGCAAAACGATTCGTCAGCTAAAAATCCGCTCTTGGAACAGTTCGATTTACCGCCATTTTCTGCAATTCAGCCGGAACACATCGTTCCTGCCGTGAAGGCCGCAATTGATAAGTGTCGCGCTACCATTGATGAAGTAGTCGCAAAATCAGGCCCTTATACTTATGAAACACTTTGCCAGCCGATTGCTGAAAGCGAAGACAAATTTAGCCGTATCTGGTCACCGATTGGCCATTTGAATTCTGTAAAAAATAGTCCTGAGCTGCGTGCAGCCTATGAGCAATGCCTGCCAATGCTGTCTGAGTTCGCGACCTGGGCAGGTCAAAACGAGGGGCTTTATCAAGCCTACCGTGACCTGAAAGAGGGTGAGAACTTTGCCGGCCTGACCCTGGAACAGAAAAAAGCGGTGGATAATGCGCTGCGTGATTTTGAGTTATCAGGCATTGGCCTGAGCGCCGAAAAACAGAAACGTTACGGTGAGATAACCTCTCGTCTTTCTGAATTAGGTTCGACTTATAGCAACAACGTGCTTGATGCCACCATGGGCTGGAGCAAGCTGATCGCTGATGTCGAAGAGCTAAGCGGTTTACCGGAAAGCGCGCTGGCTGCTGCCAAAGCGCTGGCCGAAGCGAAAGAACAGGAAGGCTGGTTGCTGACACTGGATGCACCGAGTTATTTGCCGGTGATGACCTATGCCGACAACGCCGAGCTGCGTGAAGAAATGTATCGCGCCTACGGCACCCGCGCATCGGATCAGGGCCCAAATGCCGGTAAATGGGACAATAGTGAAGTGATGGCTGAAGAGCTGGCGCTGCGTCACGAGTTGGCACAGTTGCTGGGCTTTGATTCTTACGCAGATATGTCACTGGCTACCAAAATGGCGGAAAATCCGCAGCAGGTTATTGGTTTCCTGAATGATTTAGCCAAGCGCGCCCGTCCACAGGGCGAGCAAGAGCTGGCCCAGCTGCGCGCCTTCGCCAAAGAAAACTACGGCGTTGATGAGATGAATGCCTGGGATCTGCCTTTCTACGCGGAAAAACAGAAACAGCATCTGTTCTCAATCAACGACGAGCAGCTGCGCCCTTACTTCCCTGAAAACCGTGCCTTGTCTGGCCTGTTTGAAGTCGTCAAACGCATCTATGGCATCACCGCCAAAGAGCGTAAAGACGTTGATACCTGGCATAAAGACGTGCGTTTCTTCGACCTGTTTGACGACAGCGGCGAACTGCGCGGCAGCTTCTATCTCGACCTTTATGCCCGTGAACACAAGCGCGGCGGGGCGTGGATGAATGACTACATCGGTAGCCTGCGTCGCACCGACGGTAAGCTGCAACATCCGGTGGCGTACCTGACCTGTAACTTTACTCGCCCGGTTGGCAACAATCCGGCGCTGTTTACTCATAATGAAGTTACCACGCTGTTCCATGAGTTTGGTCACGGCCTGCATCATATGCTGACCAAAGTCGAAACCTCTGGCGTTGCGGGGATCAGCGGTGTGCCTTGGGATGCGGTTGAGCTGCCAAGTCAATTTATGGAAAACTGGTGCTGGGAGCCAGACGCGCTGGCGTTTATTTCCGGTCACTTTGAGACGGGCGAGCCTCTGCCGCAAGAGATGCTCGAGAAAATGCTGGCGGCTAAAAACTATCAGGCGGCGCTGTTTATTCTGCGTCAGTTGGAGTTTGGCCTGTTTGATTTCCGTATGCATGCCGAATACGATCCTGCCAAAGGCGCTCGTATTCTCGAGACTCTCGCCGAGATTAAAAAACAGGTTGCCGTGGTGCCGTCTCCAAGCTGGGGCCGCTTCCCACATGCCTTTAGCCACATCTTTGCTGGTGGTTATGCGGCAGGTTATTACAGTTATCTGTGGGCCGAAGTATTGTCTGCGGACGCCTATTCACGCTTTGAAGAGGAAGGTATTTTCAATCGCGAAACCGGCCAATCGTTCCTGGATAACATTTTGACTCGCGGCGGTTCTGAAGAACCAATGGAGTTGTTTAAACGCTTCCGTGGTCGTGAACCACAGCTGGATGCTATGCTTCGTCATTATGATATTAAAGAGCAGAGCCTCGAAGGATAA
- the rsmJ gene encoding 16S rRNA (guanine(1516)-N(2))-methyltransferase RsmJ — protein MSVFLACEEGADEGALSILAERWKLVSNPDALMALVLTPERLELRKRDEPKLGAIFVDFVGGTMGHRRRFGGGRGEAVAKAVGIKGSYLPDVVDATAGLGRDAFVLAALGCRVRMIERNPVVAALLDDGLARGYHDAEIGPWLQERMTLLHGSSLTALSEISPRPQVVYLDPMYPHRQKSALVKKEMRVFQGLVGADEDADGLLEPARRLATKRIVVKRPDYAPPMADIPAQAAVTTKSHRFDIYTPL, from the coding sequence GTGAGTGTGTTTTTAGCATGTGAAGAAGGCGCCGATGAAGGCGCCTTATCTATTCTGGCCGAGCGCTGGAAGCTGGTTTCAAATCCCGATGCCCTGATGGCTCTGGTATTGACGCCGGAAAGACTCGAATTGCGTAAGCGCGATGAACCCAAGCTGGGCGCGATATTCGTCGATTTTGTTGGCGGCACCATGGGCCATCGTCGTCGTTTTGGCGGCGGCCGTGGTGAAGCGGTGGCAAAGGCGGTCGGTATCAAGGGCAGTTATTTGCCGGATGTAGTCGATGCCACGGCCGGACTGGGGCGCGATGCTTTTGTGCTGGCCGCGCTGGGCTGTCGGGTAAGAATGATTGAACGTAATCCGGTGGTTGCGGCTTTGCTTGACGATGGTTTGGCACGAGGTTATCACGATGCGGAAATCGGCCCCTGGTTACAGGAGCGTATGACACTGCTGCACGGCTCAAGTCTTACCGCGCTCAGCGAGATTTCACCGCGCCCGCAGGTGGTTTATCTGGACCCGATGTATCCTCACCGGCAGAAAAGTGCGCTGGTGAAGAAGGAAATGCGAGTATTTCAAGGGTTGGTAGGGGCTGATGAAGATGCTGACGGGCTGCTCGAACCCGCCCGTCGACTGGCAACCAAACGCATTGTGGTTAAACGGCCAGACTACGCGCCGCCAATGGCTGATATTCCCGCGCAGGCTGCTGTCACCACTAAAAGCCACCGTTTTGATATCTATACGCCGCTTTAA
- a CDS encoding MerR family transcriptional regulator, with translation METRIPHKNHPHPLPRHYNIETTAQLCGVLPVTLRTWQRYGLIKPYHDEQGARWYSEGDLTRLHAIVRKISAGTPIAKIRHQLSLPVSQGAFSETVLRQNSSWHALQAEILHCLGEGEWLKLRRLIWRFGREYPLGCLVNQVLRPIRAFLSTRKQMLLLQQRGMLDSIIVEYATFIMRTLRKKARAQVLLLPMQIDDPLELWLESLRLSGEGLNVEIVRCEISEPNLSAFGMEHYLIWSDTPLTSRQQEIFDSWLTQGQPVMLLGKAARLKAAYRYQNGGF, from the coding sequence ATGGAAACGCGCATACCTCATAAGAATCATCCCCATCCCTTACCACGCCATTACAACATTGAAACTACCGCCCAACTTTGCGGAGTATTACCCGTCACACTCAGAACCTGGCAACGCTATGGGCTAATAAAACCCTATCATGATGAACAGGGAGCTCGCTGGTATAGCGAAGGCGATCTCACCAGACTGCATGCGATCGTAAGAAAGATCAGTGCCGGAACCCCGATCGCCAAGATCCGCCATCAGCTGAGCCTACCGGTTTCACAAGGTGCATTTTCGGAAACCGTTTTACGCCAAAACAGCAGCTGGCATGCACTTCAGGCAGAAATTTTACACTGCCTCGGTGAAGGGGAATGGCTTAAGCTGCGGCGTCTTATCTGGCGTTTTGGCCGCGAATATCCGCTGGGTTGTCTGGTAAATCAGGTTTTGCGCCCGATCCGCGCATTTCTTTCCACCCGCAAGCAAATGCTGCTGTTGCAGCAAAGAGGCATGCTGGACAGCATTATCGTGGAGTACGCGACCTTCATCATGCGCACTTTACGCAAAAAAGCGCGCGCGCAGGTTTTACTCCTGCCGATGCAAATCGATGATCCGCTTGAATTGTGGCTGGAATCGTTACGGCTTTCCGGTGAAGGCTTGAATGTCGAGATTGTGCGCTGTGAAATCAGTGAACCGAATTTGTCGGCTTTTGGAATGGAGCATTACCTGATTTGGTCAGATACCCCGCTGACATCGCGCCAGCAGGAAATATTTGATTCATGGCTGACACAAGGCCAGCCCGTCATGTTATTGGGTAAAGCAGCAAGGCTTAAAGCGGCGTATAGATATCAAAACGGTGGCTTTTAG
- the uspA gene encoding universal stress protein UspA: MAYKHILIAVDLSPESKVLVEKAVSLARPYNAKVSLIHVDVNYSDLYTGLIDVNLGDMQKRISEETHNALSELSSNAGYPIAETLSGSGDLAQVLVDAIKQYDVDLVLCGHHQDFWSKLMSSARQLINTVHIDMLIVPLRDPEEAAE, encoded by the coding sequence ATGGCTTATAAACATATTCTTATTGCGGTAGACCTTTCCCCAGAGAGTAAAGTGCTGGTAGAGAAAGCAGTCTCCCTCGCACGTCCATACAATGCCAAAGTGTCTCTTATCCACGTCGATGTTAATTATTCAGACCTTTATACCGGGCTGATCGACGTAAACCTCGGTGATATGCAAAAACGCATTTCCGAAGAGACTCACAATGCGTTAAGCGAGCTATCAAGTAATGCAGGTTATCCGATCGCCGAAACGTTAAGCGGCAGTGGTGATTTAGCACAGGTACTGGTGGACGCCATTAAGCAATACGACGTCGACTTAGTGCTGTGTGGTCATCATCAGGATTTCTGGAGCAAACTTATGTCATCGGCGCGCCAGCTAATTAATACCGTACATATCGATATGCTAATTGTTCCGCTGCGCGATCCTGAAGAAGCGGCAGAATAA
- the uspB gene encoding universal stress protein UspB yields the protein MISPIALFWALCVVCVVNMLRYYSSLRALLVVLRGCDPLLYQYVDGGGFFTAHGQPSKQIRLVRYIYAQRYVDHHDPEFIRRCERVRGQFVLTTGLCGLILISMLAMLIWY from the coding sequence ATGATCAGTCCCATTGCGCTATTTTGGGCTTTATGTGTGGTATGTGTTGTGAATATGCTGCGTTACTACTCTTCTCTGCGTGCCTTGCTGGTGGTATTACGCGGATGCGATCCGCTGCTTTATCAATATGTCGACGGCGGAGGATTCTTTACAGCACACGGACAGCCGAGCAAGCAAATACGCCTGGTGCGTTATATTTACGCTCAGCGCTATGTTGATCACCACGACCCCGAATTTATCCGTCGCTGTGAAAGGGTACGAGGTCAGTTTGTACTCACCACGGGATTATGCGGATTAATTCTGATCAGCATGCTGGCAATGCTAATTTGGTACTAA
- the pitA gene encoding inorganic phosphate transporter PitA: protein MLHLFAGLDFHTGLLLILALLFVLFYEAINGFHDTANAVATVIYTRAMRSQLAVLMAGAFNFFGVMLGGLSVAYSIVHLLPTDLLLNVGSAHGLAMVFSMLLAAIIWNLGTWYFGLPASSSHTLIGAIIGVGLTNALLTHSSVIDALNIPKMISIFLSLIISPLVGMIMAGSLIFLLRRYWSGSKKRRRMHLTPAEREKKDGKKKPPFWTRIGLIVSAIGVSFSHGANDGQKGIGLIMLVLIGVAPAGFVLNMNATGYDITRTRDAVTHLQQYYQQHNKALPEVVALTPLVPAPAATSDHATVEFHCNDSLAMEAITRSQAMMTNLQSYADLAPEQRSQMRRMLMCIADTADKTAKLSDTSPADKHFLNDLHGDLLETVEYAPIWIIVAVALALALGTMIGWKRVATTIGEKIGKKGMTYGQGLSAQVTAAVSIGVASYTGMPVSTTHVLSSAVAGTMIVDGGGVQSKTIKNIALAWLLTLPVSILLSGGLYWLALKLI from the coding sequence ATGCTGCATTTATTCGCCGGGTTGGATTTCCATACCGGCCTGTTATTGATACTCGCGTTACTGTTTGTTCTGTTTTACGAAGCCATTAACGGCTTCCACGACACGGCCAACGCAGTGGCGACTGTAATTTATACGCGCGCCATGCGTTCTCAACTTGCCGTTTTGATGGCTGGCGCATTCAACTTCTTTGGCGTCATGCTTGGCGGCTTGAGCGTGGCTTATTCCATCGTTCACCTGCTGCCTACTGATTTGCTATTGAACGTGGGGTCCGCACATGGTCTCGCCATGGTATTTTCAATGCTGTTGGCGGCGATTATCTGGAACCTTGGAACCTGGTATTTCGGCCTTCCGGCGTCCAGCTCTCACACGCTCATCGGAGCCATTATCGGCGTAGGTCTGACCAACGCGCTTTTGACTCACAGTTCAGTTATTGATGCCCTAAACATTCCTAAAATGATTAGCATTTTCCTGTCACTGATTATCTCGCCACTGGTGGGGATGATTATGGCCGGAAGCTTGATTTTCCTGCTCCGCCGCTACTGGAGTGGAAGTAAAAAGCGCAGGCGTATGCACCTGACTCCGGCTGAACGCGAGAAGAAAGACGGCAAGAAAAAGCCGCCATTCTGGACGCGCATCGGCTTAATCGTTTCTGCTATCGGGGTAAGTTTCTCCCACGGTGCGAACGATGGTCAGAAAGGCATTGGTCTGATTATGCTGGTTTTAATAGGCGTTGCACCCGCTGGATTCGTACTTAATATGAATGCCACCGGTTATGACATCACTCGTACTCGTGATGCCGTGACGCACCTGCAACAGTATTATCAGCAACACAACAAGGCTTTGCCGGAAGTCGTGGCGTTGACACCTTTGGTGCCTGCTCCAGCTGCCACCAGCGACCATGCTACCGTTGAGTTCCATTGCAACGACAGCCTGGCGATGGAAGCGATTACTCGCTCTCAGGCGATGATGACTAACCTGCAAAGTTACGCTGACCTGGCGCCAGAACAGCGTAGCCAGATGCGTCGTATGCTGATGTGTATTGCCGACACTGCCGACAAGACCGCCAAGCTGAGCGATACCAGCCCAGCAGATAAGCATTTCCTCAACGACTTACACGGCGACCTGCTGGAAACCGTTGAATACGCGCCTATCTGGATTATCGTTGCCGTAGCGCTGGCGCTGGCGCTGGGAACCATGATTGGCTGGAAACGCGTTGCGACCACCATCGGTGAGAAGATTGGTAAAAAAGGAATGACCTATGGGCAGGGTTTATCTGCTCAGGTGACTGCTGCGGTGTCGATTGGTGTCGCCAGCTATACCGGAATGCCTGTTTCTACCACCCACGTTCTGTCTTCTGCGGTCGCAGGAACCATGATCGTAGATGGCGGTGGCGTGCAGAGCAAAACTATCAAGAATATTGCGCTGGCGTGGTTACTCACTTTGCCGGTATCAATCTTGTTATCCGGTGGGCTTTACTGGCTGGCACTTAAACTGATCTAA
- a CDS encoding NAD(P)/FAD-dependent oxidoreductase yields the protein MEQYDVVVIGAGAAGMFCAAQAGQGGCKVLLLDNGKKLGRKILMSGGGRCNFTNLYTEPAAYLSENPHFCKSALARYTQWDFIDLVNRYGIAWHEKTLGQLFCDDSAQQIVALLEQECQKGKVTFRLRSEISSVDKVESGFALTVNGQEVSTRSLVVASGGLSMPGLGASPFGYRLAEQFGLKVLPTRAGLVPFTLHKPLLEHLQTLSGVSVPAVMTAQDGTVFRENILFTHRGLSGPAVLQLSSYWQPGEFVSVNLLPTLVLADFLNQQRQDHPNQSLKNTLSLHLPKRLVECLQTLDQIPDVTLKQLNLPQQAALIEQLQNWQVQPNGTEGYRTAEVTMGGVDTRALSSKTMAANGVPGLYFIGEVVDVTGWLGGYNFQWAWSSAWACAQDLVKVFGE from the coding sequence GTGGAACAGTACGATGTTGTAGTCATTGGTGCCGGTGCGGCAGGAATGTTTTGCGCAGCACAAGCGGGCCAGGGTGGCTGCAAAGTATTGTTGCTGGATAATGGCAAAAAGCTGGGACGCAAGATCCTGATGTCCGGCGGCGGTCGTTGTAATTTCACTAACCTCTATACCGAACCCGCGGCTTACCTGTCTGAAAATCCGCATTTCTGTAAATCCGCACTGGCGCGTTACACCCAGTGGGATTTCATCGATCTGGTCAATCGTTACGGCATTGCCTGGCATGAAAAAACGCTGGGCCAGCTATTTTGCGACGACTCGGCCCAACAGATCGTGGCCCTGCTTGAGCAGGAATGCCAGAAAGGTAAGGTGACTTTTCGCCTGCGTAGTGAGATTAGCTCAGTGGACAAGGTTGAGTCCGGCTTTGCGCTGACAGTGAATGGTCAAGAAGTAAGCACTCGCTCACTTGTTGTAGCCAGCGGTGGACTTTCCATGCCGGGATTAGGGGCTTCACCTTTTGGCTATCGACTGGCTGAGCAATTCGGGCTTAAAGTTCTGCCAACCCGCGCCGGTCTGGTGCCATTTACTCTGCACAAGCCGTTGCTAGAACATCTGCAGACGCTTTCCGGCGTTTCGGTGCCTGCTGTAATGACAGCGCAGGACGGCACAGTATTCCGTGAAAATATCCTCTTCACCCATCGAGGGCTGTCCGGGCCAGCCGTTTTGCAGCTATCAAGTTACTGGCAACCTGGCGAGTTTGTGAGCGTTAACTTACTTCCTACGCTAGTATTGGCGGACTTCCTGAATCAGCAGCGTCAGGATCATCCGAATCAGAGCCTGAAAAATACTCTTTCGTTGCATTTGCCTAAACGGCTGGTGGAATGTCTGCAAACGCTGGATCAAATCCCTGACGTCACACTGAAGCAGCTTAATCTGCCACAGCAGGCAGCTTTGATTGAGCAATTGCAGAACTGGCAGGTGCAGCCGAACGGGACCGAAGGCTATCGTACCGCCGAAGTCACTATGGGCGGCGTCGACACCCGCGCGCTATCGTCGAAAACCATGGCGGCCAACGGCGTGCCCGGATTGTACTTTATCGGCGAAGTCGTCGACGTCACTGGCTGGCTCGGCGGCTATAACTTCCAATGGGCCTGGAGCTCAGCCTGGGCCTGTGCACAGGATTTAGTAAAGGTATTTGGAGAATAG
- a CDS encoding sugar-binding transcriptional regulator, with protein MQDIAATRTLMHMVAKLHYESDMSQVEIARKLDVSTATISRLLNKARAAGIVRIEVIGLASPENMTADLVQRLGLKHAYVVDAPPNNVLDSLRTPLASLLSQAGLSAGSVLGIGWGRAVREVTLAGLPRLPGVLTVALNGGMQQAAPHFQITEFVRRAAEQMEGTPYFLHAPYISSPELREAFLRDPSVQEIISLWDRLDVAIVGIGLTHEPRPSESSTATPSEQALSHANGDVLRHYITESGEILHWQGEESMIAASVEQLRRTPLTIGVAATPEKAAGIIGAVRSGMINSLVTDVNTAQAILDRLPIN; from the coding sequence TTGCAAGATATTGCAGCAACGCGCACATTAATGCACATGGTGGCGAAGCTGCATTACGAGTCAGACATGTCGCAGGTCGAGATCGCCCGCAAGCTGGATGTCTCAACGGCGACCATTTCCCGTTTGCTTAACAAAGCGCGGGCGGCAGGCATAGTTCGTATAGAAGTCATAGGTTTAGCTTCTCCGGAAAACATGACTGCCGATCTGGTGCAGCGTCTGGGGTTGAAGCACGCCTACGTGGTTGATGCTCCGCCGAACAATGTTCTGGATTCTTTGCGTACTCCGCTGGCCTCGCTGCTTTCACAGGCCGGGCTGAGCGCAGGGTCAGTGCTGGGCATTGGCTGGGGACGTGCAGTGAGGGAAGTGACGTTGGCTGGGCTACCGCGTTTACCGGGTGTGTTGACCGTCGCGTTGAACGGCGGCATGCAGCAGGCTGCACCACATTTTCAGATTACCGAGTTTGTCCGTCGCGCGGCTGAACAAATGGAAGGCACGCCTTATTTTCTCCACGCACCTTATATTTCATCCCCAGAGCTGCGCGAAGCTTTCTTGCGTGACCCAAGCGTGCAGGAAATTATTTCTCTTTGGGACAGGCTGGATGTGGCGATTGTCGGCATCGGCCTGACTCACGAGCCAAGACCTAGCGAAAGCAGCACCGCAACGCCGAGTGAGCAGGCGCTGAGCCACGCCAATGGCGACGTATTACGCCATTACATCACTGAGTCAGGCGAAATTCTGCATTGGCAAGGAGAAGAAAGCATGATTGCCGCCTCTGTTGAACAGCTGCGCCGCACGCCGCTGACCATCGGCGTGGCGGCAACGCCGGAGAAAGCGGCCGGAATTATTGGCGCGGTTCGTTCGGGGATGATTAATTCTCTGGTCACTGATGTAAATACCGCACAGGCCATTCTTGACCGGTTGCCAATAAATTAA
- a CDS encoding tagatose-bisphosphate aldolase — protein sequence MSKLSTSELRGYQQICGQNGAMLVIACDQRGGMRTLLASDPQQQASISEKQLGLIKADITQYLASKASCVLVDPICAVPQLVDDGIIARDTALLIGLDASGWDNSPEGYRLSRLAKDVDARRVRELGATGGKIMVYLRSDKPEANRHNIEILHKCVEDFAKEDLLLVVEFLTYKLDSESDEEYKAKVPELIYGGTKICLDAGSKVLKLPYPGSKQACAAITELAGDVPWAVLSAGVDHTTFLKQVEDAMSTGASGVIAGRSLWKDCISLDHDITRNKLETVAVPRLKELQAVIQKYYKAAHKGKNASTEQVEHV from the coding sequence ATGTCAAAGTTGTCTACTTCAGAATTACGCGGCTACCAGCAAATTTGTGGTCAAAATGGTGCCATGCTGGTTATCGCCTGCGACCAACGTGGTGGCATGCGCACTCTGCTTGCCAGCGATCCTCAGCAGCAAGCTTCTATTTCCGAAAAACAGCTCGGCCTGATTAAAGCCGACATCACGCAGTATCTGGCCAGCAAAGCTTCGTGCGTTCTGGTTGACCCGATTTGCGCCGTACCACAACTGGTTGATGATGGCATTATTGCCCGTGATACTGCGTTGCTAATCGGGCTGGATGCCTCGGGGTGGGATAACTCTCCAGAAGGTTATCGCCTTTCACGTCTGGCAAAAGACGTTGATGCGCGCCGCGTGCGTGAACTGGGTGCCACCGGCGGCAAGATCATGGTTTACCTGCGTTCAGACAAGCCCGAAGCCAATCGCCATAATATTGAAATCTTGCATAAGTGCGTGGAGGATTTTGCCAAGGAAGATTTATTACTGGTGGTGGAGTTTCTGACTTATAAACTGGATAGCGAAAGCGACGAGGAATATAAAGCCAAAGTGCCGGAGCTGATTTATGGCGGGACAAAAATCTGCCTCGATGCGGGTTCTAAAGTGCTGAAACTGCCTTATCCGGGTTCTAAACAGGCTTGCGCAGCTATCACCGAGCTTGCCGGAGACGTGCCTTGGGCGGTACTGTCAGCAGGTGTTGACCACACAACTTTCCTGAAACAGGTTGAAGATGCAATGAGCACTGGCGCATCTGGCGTGATTGCCGGGCGCTCGCTGTGGAAAGACTGTATCTCTCTGGATCACGATATTACCAGAAACAAGCTGGAAACAGTGGCGGTTCCTCGTTTGAAAGAGCTGCAAGCCGTGATTCAGAAATATTATAAAGCCGCCCACAAGGGTAAAAACGCATCAACCGAACAGGTGGAACATGTCTGA
- a CDS encoding AAA family ATPase, which translates to MSDNRDVFNDETLAKPEKRVILVNGIPASGKSSLAVELSAKTGWLQLSLDGIKNPFLQRLEGVDRAFNRKLGQASYQVIWSIIADAPQGSTFIVDAWFGFQPKEVLTEYLTQAGITQVLEIWCQVSPATAAARYEARLGERLPGHLGAEYIPELKVLAKKAQPMELGPVYYSDQEIPADINAIKLWAEDVMK; encoded by the coding sequence ATGTCTGATAACAGAGACGTTTTTAACGACGAAACGCTGGCCAAACCGGAAAAACGGGTCATTCTGGTCAACGGGATACCTGCTTCTGGTAAAAGCAGCCTCGCCGTTGAACTCTCTGCTAAAACCGGTTGGTTACAGCTGTCGCTGGATGGTATTAAAAACCCGTTTTTGCAACGGCTCGAAGGCGTCGATCGCGCTTTTAATCGAAAACTGGGACAGGCCAGCTATCAGGTGATTTGGTCAATTATCGCCGATGCGCCGCAAGGTAGTACTTTTATTGTTGATGCCTGGTTTGGTTTTCAGCCAAAAGAGGTGTTGACAGAATATCTGACTCAGGCGGGTATTACGCAGGTGCTGGAAATATGGTGTCAGGTTTCACCGGCAACCGCAGCAGCACGTTACGAAGCCAGATTGGGAGAACGTCTTCCCGGCCATTTAGGCGCGGAATATATTCCTGAATTAAAAGTTCTGGCGAAAAAAGCACAGCCGATGGAGTTAGGTCCGGTATATTATTCCGATCAGGAAATTCCGGCAGATATTAATGCCATTAAACTTTGGGCTGAAGACGTGATGAAATAA